A window of the Clostridia bacterium genome harbors these coding sequences:
- a CDS encoding ABC transporter ATP-binding protein, producing the protein MNKIIEVRDLVKHFEITSTKGLNKNYVKAVDGVSFDILEGETLGLVGESGCGKSTTGRLILRLIKPTTGEIYLEGKNINDISEKELRGIRKDIQVVFQNPYSALDPKMIIEDILSEPLSIHKIVFKYDYDKEVKRLLNLVGLSEKDAKKFPHEFSGGQRQRIGIARAIATKPKFIICDEPVSALDVSVQSQILNLLDDLQKELKVSYLFIAHGLNVIRHVSNKVGVMYLGKIVELGSVEEIFNNPVHPYTKALLSSAPIPDPFSHKEKEVLEGEIPSPVSPPSGCSFHPRCRYAMRICSEKKPFIQNINENHKVSCHLIDSDNDFKGVLA; encoded by the coding sequence TTGAATAAAATCATAGAAGTAAGGGATTTGGTTAAGCACTTTGAAATCACCTCAACTAAAGGGCTTAATAAGAACTATGTAAAAGCAGTAGACGGTGTGTCCTTTGACATACTGGAGGGGGAGACTCTCGGACTTGTGGGTGAAAGCGGGTGCGGAAAATCTACCACAGGAAGGCTGATTCTAAGACTTATAAAGCCTACGACCGGGGAGATATATCTTGAGGGCAAAAATATAAACGATATTTCGGAAAAGGAGCTGAGGGGCATAAGGAAGGACATTCAGGTTGTCTTTCAGAACCCATATTCAGCCTTGGATCCAAAGATGATAATCGAGGATATCCTTTCTGAGCCCTTGAGCATACATAAAATAGTATTCAAATATGATTACGACAAAGAGGTAAAGAGACTCCTGAATTTGGTAGGCTTAAGCGAAAAGGACGCAAAGAAATTCCCACACGAGTTCAGCGGCGGGCAGCGTCAGAGAATCGGAATTGCAAGAGCAATAGCTACGAAGCCCAAGTTCATTATATGTGATGAGCCTGTTTCTGCTCTGGACGTATCAGTCCAATCTCAGATCCTCAATCTTTTAGACGACCTTCAAAAGGAGCTTAAGGTATCCTATCTTTTCATAGCCCATGGACTAAATGTCATAAGACATGTTTCCAACAAGGTAGGGGTCATGTATCTTGGGAAAATCGTTGAGTTGGGAAGCGTAGAGGAAATATTCAACAACCCGGTGCATCCTTATACAAAGGCGCTGCTTTCATCTGCGCCAATACCTGATCCCTTCAGCCATAAAGAGAAAGAAGTGTTGGAAGGGGAAATACCAAGTCCGGTCTCACCACCAAGCGGCTGCAGCTTCCACCCCAGATGCAGGTATGCTATGAGGATTTGCAGTGAGAAAAAACCATTCATACAGAATATAAACGAAAATCATAAGGTATCATGCCACTTGATTGATTCAGATAATGACTTCAAGGGGGTGTTAGCTTGA
- a CDS encoding ABC transporter permease subunit, whose protein sequence is MINRFKFASKKVLLSVLIFLIFVYVTVLLCTIPTDFTITFENGKATPSHIGVLIIKDTNEKFISLLKLDLGRTGKDERSLNYLVTSIMKNSVFLLAGGIILAVLLGVSKGIIDSKRGSTSESSLKVLGTIIPISLPDILVIALLQRLAVFLNNHGIEIFKVGGGGSINHVLLPIIALSILPACYIARITSMAIDNCYQQDFIKVAVGKGCSSYRVLWNHVMRNAIPSIIDSFPTITSIIIGNLLMVEKLFSYPGLTQSLLNFYSHNDRDGVIANIILIGIIYFILDATFNMLKWLIVKPLKEESI, encoded by the coding sequence TTGATAAATAGATTTAAGTTTGCTTCAAAGAAAGTATTACTATCTGTTCTCATTTTTCTAATATTTGTCTATGTTACAGTGCTGTTATGCACTATACCAACAGACTTTACCATTACATTTGAAAATGGGAAGGCGACGCCCTCACATATCGGAGTTTTAATAATCAAAGACACAAATGAAAAGTTCATTTCGTTATTAAAGCTTGATTTGGGTAGGACAGGCAAGGATGAAAGGTCTTTGAACTATCTGGTCACAAGTATAATGAAGAATTCTGTATTTCTTTTGGCTGGCGGAATAATACTTGCAGTACTTCTTGGTGTTTCAAAGGGCATAATTGACAGTAAAAGGGGTAGTACAAGTGAGTCCAGCCTTAAAGTACTGGGCACAATTATACCCATTTCCCTCCCTGACATATTGGTTATAGCACTTCTGCAGCGTCTTGCAGTATTTCTGAACAATCACGGTATAGAGATATTCAAGGTAGGGGGCGGTGGTTCGATAAATCACGTGCTGCTTCCGATAATAGCTCTTTCGATACTTCCTGCCTGCTACATAGCAAGAATAACCTCGATGGCAATAGATAACTGCTATCAGCAGGATTTTATCAAGGTTGCAGTAGGGAAGGGCTGCTCAAGCTACAGGGTTCTCTGGAATCATGTTATGAGAAATGCAATACCGTCTATAATAGACAGTTTTCCTACTATCACTTCGATTATAATTGGCAATCTTCTTATGGTGGAAAAGCTTTTTTCTTATCCCGGCTTGACACAATCGCTTCTTAATTTTTACTCCCATAATGATAGAGACGGGGTAATAGCAAATATTATCTTAATTGGAATAATTTATTTTATTCTTGATGCGACCTTTAACATGCTTAAATGGTTGATTGTCAAGCCTCTTAAGGAGGAAAGCATATGA